A section of the Neorhizobium galegae bv. orientalis str. HAMBI 540 genome encodes:
- the ubiE gene encoding bifunctional demethylmenaquinone methyltransferase/2-methoxy-6-polyprenyl-1,4-benzoquinol methylase UbiE, whose translation MTEARTSADGGMETSYGFRKVADGEKQGLVNDVFHKVAKRYDMMNDVMSAGMHRVWKDALIASLNPRKDVGYKTLDVAGGTGDIAFRIVEASDRKAHVTVLDINGSMLAVGAERAEKKRLSENLAFVEANAESLPFEANSFDAYTIAFGIRNVPHIDVALKEAYRVLKRGGRLLVLEFSEVEMPLLERFYEEWSFKAIPRFGKMITGEAEPYQYLVESIRKFPNQENFAAMIRNAGFSRVTYTNYTGGIAALHSGWKL comes from the coding sequence ATGACTGAAGCTCGTACCAGCGCCGACGGCGGGATGGAAACGTCCTATGGCTTCCGCAAGGTCGCCGACGGCGAGAAGCAGGGTCTCGTCAACGACGTCTTCCATAAGGTCGCCAAACGCTACGACATGATGAATGACGTGATGTCGGCCGGCATGCACCGCGTCTGGAAGGATGCTCTGATCGCCTCGCTCAATCCGAGAAAGGACGTCGGCTACAAAACCTTGGACGTGGCCGGTGGTACGGGCGATATCGCTTTCCGCATCGTCGAGGCTTCCGACCGTAAGGCGCATGTGACCGTGCTCGACATCAACGGCTCGATGCTGGCAGTCGGCGCCGAGCGGGCCGAGAAGAAACGTCTCTCGGAAAACCTCGCCTTCGTCGAGGCCAACGCAGAATCCCTGCCCTTCGAGGCGAACTCCTTCGACGCCTATACGATCGCCTTCGGCATCCGCAACGTGCCGCATATCGACGTGGCGCTGAAGGAGGCCTATCGCGTGCTGAAGCGCGGCGGACGGCTGCTGGTGCTGGAATTTTCAGAAGTCGAGATGCCGCTTCTGGAGCGCTTTTACGAGGAATGGTCGTTCAAGGCGATCCCGCGCTTCGGAAAGATGATTACCGGCGAGGCCGAGCCCTATCAATATCTGGTGGAATCGATCCGGAAATTTCCGAACCAGGAGAATTTCGCCGCGATGATCCGCAATGCGGGTTTTTCGCGCGTCACCTACACCAATTATACCGGCGGCATCGCGGCGCTGCATTCCGGCTGGAAACTCTGA